In the Candidatus Binatia bacterium genome, one interval contains:
- a CDS encoding YdiU family protein, with protein sequence MPAERFDNRFVRELAGDSETRNFRRQVRGACWSLAEPTPVASPSLLAHSREVASLLGIDDQAVLAPEFASVFGGNLLLAGMTPYAACYGGHQFGSWAGQLGDGRAIGLGEYVNSRGERWELQLKGAGPTPYSRTADGRAVLRSSIREFLCSEAMHHLGVPTTRALSLVATGEEVVRDVLYDGHPRPEPGAIVCRVAPSFLRFGNFEILAAREDTPLLERLVEFTISRDFPWIDEVDPAARRVRWFREICERTAVMIAHWMRVGFVHGVMNTDNMSILGLTIDYGPYGWVDNYDPGWTPNTTDAAMHRYAYGRQPSIALWNLACLANALVPAFASVDELKEGLEHYRRTYAQTSGAMTRAKFGLDGDRSGDDELVEEAFSLLYDGEIDMTLFFRALPLVDPAAPDVAVFGEAYYDADRRAAVADALGAWLTRYAARVRDDSRGCEGRRRAMDAVNPIYVLRNYLAQEAIDLAEAGDVSRVHELLEALRDPYTPRPGLEHFAARRPDWARARVGCSMLSCSS encoded by the coding sequence ATGCCGGCCGAACGCTTCGACAACCGTTTCGTCCGCGAGCTTGCCGGCGACAGCGAGACGCGCAACTTCCGTCGCCAGGTGCGCGGCGCGTGCTGGTCGCTCGCCGAGCCCACGCCCGTGGCGTCCCCGTCGCTGCTGGCCCACTCCCGGGAAGTCGCTTCCCTGCTCGGGATCGATGATCAAGCCGTGCTCGCGCCGGAGTTCGCGTCGGTGTTCGGCGGCAACCTGCTGCTTGCCGGAATGACTCCGTACGCCGCGTGCTACGGCGGTCACCAGTTCGGCAGCTGGGCCGGCCAGCTCGGTGACGGGCGCGCGATCGGGCTCGGTGAGTACGTCAATTCGCGCGGCGAGCGCTGGGAGCTCCAGCTGAAGGGTGCCGGGCCGACGCCGTACTCGCGCACGGCCGACGGCCGCGCGGTGCTGCGCTCGTCGATCCGCGAGTTCCTGTGCAGCGAAGCGATGCACCACCTCGGCGTACCGACCACCCGGGCGCTGAGCCTCGTCGCGACCGGCGAAGAAGTCGTGCGGGACGTGCTCTACGACGGCCACCCGCGGCCGGAGCCCGGCGCCATCGTCTGCCGCGTCGCACCGTCGTTCCTGCGTTTCGGCAATTTCGAGATCCTGGCGGCGCGCGAAGACACGCCGCTGCTCGAGCGTCTCGTCGAATTCACGATCTCGCGCGATTTTCCGTGGATCGACGAGGTCGATCCGGCGGCGCGACGCGTGCGCTGGTTCCGTGAAATCTGCGAACGCACGGCCGTCATGATCGCGCACTGGATGCGCGTCGGCTTCGTCCATGGCGTCATGAACACCGACAACATGTCGATCCTCGGGCTGACGATCGATTACGGTCCCTACGGCTGGGTCGACAACTACGATCCGGGCTGGACGCCGAACACCACCGACGCTGCGATGCACCGCTACGCGTACGGCCGCCAGCCTTCGATCGCGCTGTGGAACCTCGCGTGCCTGGCCAACGCCCTGGTGCCGGCGTTCGCATCCGTCGACGAGTTGAAGGAAGGGCTCGAGCACTACCGTCGCACGTATGCGCAGACCTCCGGGGCGATGACGCGGGCAAAGTTCGGGCTCGACGGTGACCGCAGCGGCGACGACGAGCTCGTCGAGGAAGCGTTCTCGCTGCTCTACGACGGCGAGATCGACATGACGCTGTTCTTCCGCGCCCTGCCCCTCGTGGATCCCGCGGCACCGGACGTCGCCGTGTTCGGCGAAGCGTACTACGACGCAGATCGCCGCGCTGCCGTCGCCGATGCGCTCGGCGCGTGGCTCACCCGCTACGCGGCGCGCGTGCGCGACGACAGCCGCGGCTGCGAAGGCCGGCGCCGCGCGATGGACGCCGTCAATCCCATCTACGTGCTTCGCAACTACCTCGCGCAGGAAGCCATCGACCTGGCCGAAGCCGGCGACGTTTCGCGGGTGCACGAGCTGCTCGAAGCGCTTCGCGATCCGTACACGCCGCGACCTGGACTCGAGCATTTCGCCGCGCGCCGGCCCGACTGGGCCCGCGCCCGGGTTGGCTGCTCGATGCTGTCGTGCAGCTCCTGA
- a CDS encoding BolA family protein: MSSSHPTDFSGSVVDALREAIEKEIPDATVEVVGGGGHYSIDVASSVFAGKSMLASQRLVYSAIAHLMAGDTAPVHAIDSLRTRTPQP; the protein is encoded by the coding sequence ATGTCGTCTTCTCATCCCACCGATTTTTCGGGTTCCGTCGTCGATGCCCTTCGCGAGGCGATCGAGAAAGAGATCCCCGACGCCACCGTCGAAGTGGTCGGAGGCGGCGGGCACTACTCGATCGACGTTGCCTCGAGCGTATTCGCCGGAAAATCGATGCTCGCCAGCCAGCGCCTCGTCTACAGCGCGATCGCGCACCTGATGGCGGGCGACACCGCGCCCGTCCACGCGATCGACTCCCTGCGCACGCGCACACCGCAGCCGTGA
- a CDS encoding ABC transporter ATP-binding protein encodes MASVHCDHLVRQFTAGVRALDDVSLEVGDGELVVLVGPSGCGKSTLLRIVAGLETADSGSVRIGDRDVTGLTPPERNVAMVFQDYALYPHMTVRRNLEFPLRIRGDSAAARDEKIARTAAMLDLAPLLDRLPKELSGGQRQRVAMGRALVREPAVSLLDEPLSNLDAKLRGEVRAEIADLQRRTKTTMIYVTHDQVEAMTLGQRVAVLDRGMLMQVAPPAELYEHPANAFVAGFVGNPPMNLLPVSAVRGGFADIRGTGARLRIDRAATRNAVDRAPIATFGIRPENLSVAGPGEGDAIDATVDHVEILGYETLIHAVVGAVENDSTRVMAIARVPGTHRLDPGAPLRLRADADRVYLFDEAGRSLRERGA; translated from the coding sequence GTGGCATCGGTGCACTGCGATCATCTCGTGCGCCAGTTTACGGCGGGCGTGCGCGCGCTCGACGATGTCAGCCTCGAAGTGGGCGACGGCGAGCTGGTCGTTCTCGTCGGGCCGTCGGGCTGCGGCAAGTCGACGCTGCTGCGCATCGTCGCAGGCCTGGAGACGGCCGACTCCGGCAGCGTCCGCATCGGCGACCGCGACGTCACGGGCCTTACGCCTCCGGAGCGCAACGTTGCGATGGTGTTCCAGGACTACGCGCTCTACCCGCACATGACGGTGCGCCGCAATCTCGAGTTCCCGCTGCGCATCCGCGGAGATTCGGCCGCTGCACGAGACGAGAAGATCGCGCGCACCGCCGCGATGCTCGACCTCGCGCCGCTTCTCGACCGGCTCCCGAAAGAGCTTTCGGGCGGGCAGCGCCAGAGAGTCGCGATGGGACGGGCCCTGGTGCGCGAGCCCGCCGTCTCGCTGCTGGACGAGCCGCTTTCGAACCTCGATGCCAAGCTGCGCGGCGAGGTACGCGCAGAGATCGCCGACCTGCAGCGTCGCACGAAGACGACGATGATCTACGTCACGCACGATCAGGTGGAGGCAATGACGCTCGGCCAGCGCGTTGCCGTCCTCGACCGCGGCATGCTCATGCAGGTGGCGCCGCCGGCCGAGCTTTACGAGCACCCCGCCAACGCATTCGTTGCCGGATTCGTCGGCAATCCGCCGATGAACCTGCTGCCGGTTTCCGCTGTGCGCGGCGGCTTCGCCGACATCCGCGGCACCGGCGCCCGGTTGAGGATCGACCGCGCCGCGACCAGGAACGCAGTGGACCGCGCGCCAATCGCAACTTTCGGCATCCGCCCGGAGAACCTCTCCGTTGCGGGCCCCGGCGAAGGCGACGCGATCGATGCCACCGTCGACCACGTCGAGATCCTCGGGTACGAAACGCTGATCCATGCCGTGGTCGGCGCAGTCGAAAACGATTCGACGCGCGTCATGGCCATCGCCCGTGTCCCGGGAACGCACCGCCTCGATCCGGGCGCCCCACTGCGCCTGAGGGCCGACGCGGATCGCGTCTACCTGTTCGACGAAGCCGGCCGCTCGCTTCGCGAGCGCGGCGCCTGA
- a CDS encoding glucoamylase family protein, translating into MPGNKPILDLSTAPPAAAAAPAPDGSATAPTAAPEPLAAGAGTAVTTTPSSPTSTVPAQPEAHEKVVTNLPSILTAVPATRKHQWEAEHGGFIASRLAISRRLTAWPEQLLSPRESLPRGREEFLWRVARDTWTGLQAYTDRDSGLVVDNVRIVGGLVPPLALKVGDYTNITNVGLQLAAIVAARRLGLIDDDDAREWTVRIIDTLETLKRFDGYFFNYYDTTSLEPTSSFLSFVDTGWLVAGLMIARQGFPDLQKSINELLEPIDLHWFYDDSSGLMSHGYYASLGALSAYEYGSFFTEARLGSLIAIGKGDAPPSHWYAMHRASKPGCVDGECPELNQLAWRSSRGQDMTVAYFRWRSYEYVPSWGGSMFEALMPRLVLDEGRWAPRSLGPNGQAHALLQKYYATQVLGYPVWGMSPCIDPNTGRYHEYGMKALGSHGYDETVVTAHAAALALAVSPDDAAEDLMDLAKRYDMYGPFGFYDSVVPDTGRVAYDQLALDQLMLFLSVANYLSGGYVPALFAEDPWVKDALPLLAEERFFN; encoded by the coding sequence TTGCCCGGCAACAAGCCGATCCTCGACCTCTCCACGGCGCCGCCGGCCGCTGCTGCCGCGCCGGCTCCGGACGGCTCGGCTACTGCGCCGACGGCGGCGCCGGAGCCGCTCGCTGCCGGCGCCGGCACTGCCGTCACGACCACTCCGTCATCGCCGACATCCACGGTGCCCGCCCAACCGGAGGCGCACGAGAAAGTCGTGACCAACCTTCCGTCCATCCTCACCGCCGTACCAGCGACCAGAAAACATCAGTGGGAGGCTGAGCACGGCGGATTCATCGCATCGCGGCTCGCGATCTCCAGGCGCCTGACGGCATGGCCCGAGCAGCTTCTCTCCCCTCGGGAGAGCCTGCCGCGAGGCCGCGAGGAGTTTCTCTGGCGCGTCGCTCGCGACACGTGGACCGGCCTCCAGGCGTATACGGATCGCGACAGCGGCCTGGTCGTCGACAACGTGCGCATCGTCGGAGGCCTGGTGCCCCCGCTCGCGCTCAAGGTCGGCGACTACACGAACATCACGAACGTCGGGCTGCAGCTTGCCGCAATCGTCGCCGCCCGGCGCCTCGGCCTGATCGATGACGACGACGCACGCGAATGGACGGTGCGGATCATCGATACGCTGGAGACCCTCAAGCGTTTCGACGGATACTTCTTCAACTACTACGACACGACGTCGCTCGAGCCGACGAGCAGCTTCCTGTCCTTCGTCGACACGGGCTGGCTGGTCGCGGGCCTGATGATTGCGCGCCAGGGTTTCCCGGACCTTCAAAAGTCCATCAACGAGCTTCTCGAGCCGATCGACCTGCACTGGTTCTACGACGACTCGAGCGGGCTGATGTCGCACGGCTACTACGCCAGCCTCGGCGCGCTGTCGGCGTACGAGTACGGGTCGTTCTTCACCGAGGCGCGCCTTGGCAGCCTCATCGCGATCGGCAAGGGCGACGCGCCGCCGTCGCACTGGTACGCGATGCACCGCGCATCCAAACCCGGCTGCGTCGATGGCGAATGTCCGGAGCTGAACCAGCTCGCATGGCGCAGCTCGCGCGGCCAGGACATGACCGTCGCGTACTTTCGCTGGCGCTCGTACGAGTACGTGCCGAGCTGGGGCGGGAGCATGTTCGAGGCGCTGATGCCGCGTCTCGTGCTCGACGAGGGCCGCTGGGCGCCGCGCAGCCTCGGGCCCAACGGGCAGGCCCACGCGCTGTTGCAGAAATACTACGCAACCCAGGTGCTCGGCTATCCGGTCTGGGGCATGTCGCCGTGCATCGATCCCAACACCGGCCGCTACCACGAGTACGGCATGAAGGCCCTCGGCTCGCACGGCTACGACGAGACCGTCGTCACTGCGCACGCCGCGGCGCTGGCTCTGGCCGTGTCCCCGGACGATGCTGCCGAGGATCTCATGGATCTCGCGAAGCGCTACGACATGTACGGTCCCTTCGGGTTTTACGATTCGGTCGTGCCCGACACCGGCCGCGTCGCGTACGACCAGCTCGCGCTCGACCAGCTCATGCTGTTCCTGTCAGTCGCCAATTACCTTTCCGGCGGATACGTGCCGGCGCTCTTCGCCGAGGACCCCTGGGTGAAGGACGCGCTGCCGCTCCTGGCCGAGGAACGCTTCTTCAACTGA
- a CDS encoding HIT family protein, with protein MATHKETIFDRILAGEIPCHRVYEDEHVLAFLDINPLSLGHTLVVPKERAAFLHELSDEASAAIGRVMPRLCRAVMHATGATAYNILQNNGASAHQAVYHVHFHIIPRLADTGLGIGWTPLRLAPNVAEDLLAKMKALLAQ; from the coding sequence ATGGCTACGCACAAGGAGACGATCTTCGACAGGATCCTGGCCGGTGAGATCCCGTGCCATCGCGTCTACGAAGACGAGCACGTGCTGGCCTTCCTCGACATCAATCCCCTGTCGCTAGGCCATACGCTGGTCGTCCCGAAGGAACGGGCCGCATTTCTGCACGAGTTGAGCGACGAGGCTTCGGCGGCGATCGGCCGGGTGATGCCGCGGCTTTGTCGCGCGGTCATGCACGCGACCGGCGCGACGGCCTACAATATCCTGCAGAACAACGGCGCGTCGGCCCACCAGGCGGTCTACCACGTGCATTTCCACATCATTCCCCGCCTGGCCGACACGGGGCTCGGCATCGGCTGGACCCCGCTTCGCCTGGCGCCGAACGTTGCCGAGGATCTGCTCGCGAAAATGAAGGCGTTGCTGGCGCAGTAG
- a CDS encoding HAD family phosphatase — translation MSGPPRIDAVLFDFGGVFTESPFEAARRFAESIGVDPQVMLDTVFGPYECDSDHPWHCLERGELDLVRAREKILELGRVGGFEADLFRVLAALARSTGPRQAFLDRARELRRRGIATAIVTNNVREFRDAWRGMIPVDELFNIVVDSCEVGYRKPDPRIFQKALEFLGGIPPEHAVFLDDYEGNVKAARLLGMHGIVVAPDPAEALAEFDRLVHTEDLRRSQ, via the coding sequence ATGAGCGGCCCGCCGCGCATCGACGCCGTGCTCTTCGACTTCGGCGGCGTCTTCACCGAATCGCCGTTCGAGGCGGCGCGCCGGTTTGCCGAATCGATCGGCGTCGATCCCCAGGTGATGCTCGATACCGTGTTCGGCCCGTACGAGTGCGACTCGGATCATCCGTGGCATTGCCTCGAGCGTGGAGAGCTGGATCTCGTCAGGGCACGCGAGAAAATCCTCGAGCTCGGGCGCGTCGGCGGCTTCGAAGCCGACCTGTTCCGCGTCCTTGCGGCGCTCGCCCGCTCGACGGGACCGCGCCAGGCTTTTCTCGACCGGGCGCGCGAGCTGCGCCGCCGCGGCATCGCCACCGCGATCGTCACCAACAACGTGCGCGAGTTCCGCGACGCGTGGCGCGGCATGATTCCGGTCGACGAGCTCTTCAACATCGTCGTCGATTCCTGCGAGGTGGGTTACCGCAAGCCCGATCCTCGCATCTTCCAGAAAGCGCTGGAGTTCCTCGGGGGCATTCCCCCGGAGCATGCGGTGTTCCTCGACGACTACGAGGGCAACGTAAAGGCCGCGCGGCTGCTCGGCATGCACGGCATCGTCGTGGCTCCGGATCCCGCCGAGGCGCTGGCCGAGTTCGACCGCCTCGTCCACACCGAAGACCTGCGACGCAGCCAGTAG
- a CDS encoding glucose 1-dehydrogenase — MNGTPFDLGGKVAIVTGGGRGLGLAISLGLAAAGADVVACGRKLEPCEEAASRIRSLGRRALAMSCHMGHSQEIEAVVARTLEEMGRIDIVINNAATNPAARPLIAGTPELFDKVYAVNVRGPLHLAGLAAAWMADHGGGAIVNVISVGAMRPGATIGLYCSSKAALQSLTRVMAQEWAPLGVRVNALAPGPVATDMVRAVEGTEFHRQMVEATSMKRIAPAEEIVGSVLYLVSDASTYTTGSTLVVDGGMNT, encoded by the coding sequence ATGAACGGCACCCCTTTCGACCTCGGCGGCAAGGTCGCCATCGTGACCGGCGGCGGCCGCGGCCTCGGACTGGCGATCTCCCTCGGCCTCGCTGCGGCCGGCGCCGACGTCGTCGCCTGCGGCCGCAAGCTCGAACCCTGCGAAGAAGCCGCTTCCCGCATCCGTTCCCTCGGCAGGCGCGCGTTGGCGATGTCGTGCCACATGGGCCACAGCCAAGAGATCGAAGCGGTCGTCGCGAGGACTCTCGAAGAGATGGGGCGCATCGACATCGTCATCAACAACGCGGCCACCAATCCCGCTGCCAGGCCCCTGATCGCCGGAACTCCCGAGCTGTTCGACAAGGTCTACGCGGTCAACGTACGCGGCCCGCTGCACCTTGCCGGCCTTGCCGCCGCATGGATGGCCGACCACGGAGGCGGCGCCATCGTCAACGTGATCTCGGTCGGCGCGATGCGGCCGGGAGCGACGATCGGGCTGTACTGCTCGAGCAAGGCCGCGCTCCAGTCGCTGACGCGCGTGATGGCGCAGGAGTGGGCGCCGCTCGGCGTGCGCGTCAATGCGCTCGCGCCGGGGCCGGTGGCCACCGACATGGTGCGCGCGGTCGAAGGCACCGAGTTCCACCGCCAGATGGTCGAAGCGACGTCGATGAAGAGGATCGCTCCGGCCGAAGAGATCGTCGGCAGCGTGCTTTACCTCGTCAGCGACGCGTCCACGTACACGACCGGCTCCACGCTGGTCGTCGACGGCGGGATGAACACATGA
- a CDS encoding TauD/TfdA family dioxygenase has protein sequence MQHAVSSADAPSSRPQAPVPPGCPYDVRPLDAHPDRLPLVISARDDADVDRLCAWLRSNEQWVGEELRRWGAILLRGFAVRDAAGFEKVARSIDDDLKNEYLGTSPRNALTSHVFTASELPPFYPIPQHCEMSFTKNPPRRLFFSCLVEPAGGCGETPLCDFRRVLADLDPALVERFERRGIRIVRNYGGASSTNRFNPFQLKRWDEMFLTTDRAAVEERCRAEGFEPVWTGADGLRLVSTQPVVRTHPETGVPLWHNHVTTFHPSQAAGEYRRIHALRPTWKHWLLIQVARLLEIVERRRPPDEQAMSCTHLDGSAMADEDIEELRKVIWKHLVVHPWKAGDVVAIDNFAVSHGRLPYAGPRMIAVAWA, from the coding sequence GTGCAGCACGCTGTCTCGAGCGCCGACGCGCCGTCGTCACGTCCGCAGGCCCCGGTACCACCGGGGTGCCCTTATGACGTGCGGCCGCTCGACGCCCACCCGGACCGCCTCCCGCTGGTGATCTCCGCGCGCGACGATGCGGACGTCGACCGGCTCTGCGCCTGGCTGCGCAGCAACGAGCAGTGGGTGGGTGAAGAGCTTCGCCGCTGGGGCGCAATCCTGCTGCGCGGCTTCGCAGTGCGCGACGCCGCGGGCTTCGAGAAAGTGGCCCGCTCGATCGACGACGACCTGAAGAACGAGTACCTCGGCACGTCGCCGCGCAACGCGCTGACGTCTCACGTCTTTACCGCGAGCGAGCTGCCGCCGTTCTATCCGATCCCCCAGCACTGCGAGATGAGCTTTACGAAGAACCCGCCGCGGCGCCTGTTCTTCTCGTGCCTCGTCGAGCCTGCCGGCGGATGCGGCGAGACGCCGCTGTGCGATTTCCGCCGCGTGCTCGCGGATCTCGATCCCGCGCTGGTCGAGCGTTTCGAGAGGCGCGGCATCCGCATCGTGCGCAACTACGGCGGCGCCTCGAGCACGAACCGTTTCAACCCTTTCCAGCTCAAGCGCTGGGACGAGATGTTCCTGACCACCGATCGCGCCGCCGTCGAGGAGCGCTGCCGCGCCGAAGGTTTCGAGCCGGTGTGGACGGGTGCGGACGGTCTTCGCCTGGTCAGCACCCAGCCGGTCGTGCGAACGCATCCGGAAACCGGCGTGCCGCTGTGGCACAACCACGTGACGACCTTCCATCCGAGCCAGGCCGCCGGCGAGTACCGGCGCATCCACGCGCTGCGCCCGACGTGGAAGCACTGGCTGCTGATCCAGGTGGCGCGGCTTCTCGAGATCGTCGAGAGAAGGCGGCCGCCCGACGAGCAGGCGATGAGCTGCACGCACCTCGACGGGAGCGCGATGGCAGATGAGGACATCGAGGAGCTTCGCAAGGTGATCTGGAAGCACCTGGTCGTCCATCCGTGGAAGGCCGGCGACGTCGTCGCGATCGACAACTTTGCCGTCTCGCACGGGCGTCTCCCATATGCGGGACCACGGATGATCGCCGTGGCGTGGGCTTGA